The Canis aureus isolate CA01 chromosome 24, VMU_Caureus_v.1.0, whole genome shotgun sequence genome includes a window with the following:
- the GPR12 gene encoding G-protein coupled receptor 12, whose product MNEDLKVNLSGLPRDYLDAGAAENVSAAVSSQVPVAEPEPELVVNPWDIVLCTSGTLISCENAIVVLIIFHNPSLRAPMFLLIGSLALADLMAGIGLIINFVFAYLLQSEATKLVTIGLIVASFSASVCSLLAITVDRYLSLYYALTYHSERTVTFTYVMLIMLWGTSICLGLLPVMGWNCLRDESTCSVVRPLTKNNTAILSVSFLFMFALMLQLYIQICKIVMRHAHQIALQHHFLATSHYVTTRKGVSTLAIILGTFAACWMPFTLYSLIADYTYPSIYTYATLLPATYNSIINPVIYAFRNQEIQKALCLICCGCIPSSLSQRARSPSDV is encoded by the coding sequence ATGAATGAAGACCTGAAGGTCAATTTAAGCGGGCTGCCTCGGGATTATTTAGATGCTGGCGCTGCGGAGAACGTCTCGGCTGCCGTCTCCTCCCAGGTTCCTGTTGCAGAGCCGGAGCCGGAGCTCGTTGTCAACCCGTGGGACATTGTCTTGTGCACCTCAGGAACCCTCATCTCCTGTGAAAATGCCATTGTGGTCCTTATCATCTTCCATAACCCCAGCCTGCGAGCACCCATGTTCCTGCTGATAGGCAGCCTGGCTCTTGCAGACTTGATGGCTGGCATCGGACTCatcatcaattttgtttttgcCTACCTGCTTCAGTCAGAAGCCACCAAGCTGGTCACCATCGGACTCATCGtggcctctttctctgcctctgtctgcagCTTGCTGGCTATCACCGTTGACCGCTACCTCTCCCTGTATTACGCCCTGACATACCACTCGGAGAGGACGGTCACGTTCACCTATGTCATGCTCATCATGCTCTGGGGGACCTCCATCTGCCTGGGACTGCTGCCTGTCATGGGCTGGAACTGCCTCAGAGACGAGTCCACCTGCAGCGTGGTCAGACCTCTCACCAAGAACAACACGGCCAtcctttctgtctccttcctcttcaTGTTTGCGCTCATGCTTCAGCTCTACATCCAGATCTGCAAGATCGTGATGAGGCACGCCCATCAGATAGCCCTGCAGCATCACTTCCTGGCCACCTCCCACTATGTAACCACCCGGAAAGGGGTCTCCACCCTGGCCATCATTCTGGGGACCTTTGCTGCTTGCTGGATGCCTTTCACCCTCTATTCCTTGATAGCCGATTACACCTACCCCTCCATTTACACCTACGCCACCCTCCTGCCCGCCACCTACAACTCCATCATCAACCCTGTCATATATGCTTTCAGAAACCAAGAGATCCAGAAAGCCCTCTGTCTCATTTGCTGTGGCTGCATCCCCTCCAGCCTCTCCCAGAGAGCGCGGTCACCCAGCGATGTGTAG